Below is a genomic region from Vicinamibacteria bacterium.
GGCGGAGCTGGCGGTGGCCCGGGCCCGAGCCCGGGTGGCGGAGGCCCGCCTTGGTGACCTCAAGCAACAGCTCGAGTTCGCCGAGCAGGTGAAGGACAAGCGGGCGATCAGCGCCGAGGAGGTCAGCCACCGGCGCTTCGCCGCGCAGACGGCCGCGGCGGAGCTCGAGGAGGCCCGGGCGCAGGTCTCGGCGGCGGAGTCTCGGGTCGGTTCCATCGAGACCGAGATCGAGCGCAGCACCGTGCGGTCGCCTATCGACGCCGAGGTCCTCCAGGTCAAGCTGCGAGTGGGCGAGTTCGCCCCTGCTAATCCGACGGGTGCGCCGTTGATCCTGCTCGGTCAGTCGAAGCCGCTGCACGTCCGTGTCGACGTCGACGAGCACGAGGGGTGGCGTGTGCGGGCGGGCGCTGGCGCCACCGGGCATCTTAGGGGCAACGCCGACTTGAAGACGCCCCTCCGGTTCGTGCGCTTCGAGCCCTTCGTGGTCCCGAAGAGATCGTTGACCGGGGACAGCACCGAGCGTGTCGACACCCGCGTCCTGCAAGTCATCTACCGCGTCGAGCGGGACGACCTGCCGCTCTTCGTGGGCCAGCAACTCGACGTGTTCATCGAGGCGCAGACCGACCGCGTCGCCGAGCAATGAGCCCCCGAGCGCTGCCCGTCTCCCTGATCCTGTCCGCGGCGGTCGGCTGTGCCGTGGGACCCCGTTACTCTCGTCCGGAAATCCCCGTGCCCAGGGCTTGGCAGGAGGCCCCCTCGCCGGGGGTGCCGGCCCGGGGCCCTTCGCTCGAGAGATGGTGGGCCGCCTTCCACGACCCCATCCTGGACGGTCTCGTGGCCCGCGCGGTGGAGGGCAACCTGGACCTCAAGATCGCTGCGGCCCGGATCCGCGAGGCAAGGGCGGCGCGCGGGATCGCGGCCGCGGCCGCCTTGCCCCAGGTCGGCGTCGAGGGAACCTACGCCCGAACCAAGCGGAGCGACGCCGTACCCCCCTTCAACTCGAGCCTGGGAGGGCCATCACCATTCGGCCCCCGGGAGCAAAACGCCTTCGAGTCGGGATTTGACGCCGGCTGGGAGATCGACGTCTTCGGCGGGGTGAGGAGGGACAAGGAGGCCGCCCTCGCCCAGTTCCAGGCCGCGGAAGAGGCCCGGCGAGACGTGCTGGTCACGCTTCTGGCCGACGTCGCCCGCAACTACGCAGAGCTGCGGGGGGTGCAGCGGCAGGTCCTGATCCTCGAGGATACCCTGCGCTCGGAGGAGGACACCCTGCAGTTGGCGCGGGCGCGGCTGGATGCGGGGCTGGGGGCGGAGCTGGACGTGGCGCGGGCGGAGGGACTCCTGAACGCGAATGCCTCCCAGCGGCCGGTCCTGGAGCGCTTGGCCAAGCAGACCGTCTACCGCCTGGGGGTGCTGCTCGGCAGGGACCCGGGCGCGCTCGCCTCCGAGCTGGAGGCACCGGGAGCTATCCCGGGACCCCCCGAGGTC
It encodes:
- a CDS encoding biotin/lipoyl-binding protein codes for the protein LSAVVTKVSVTAGQVVKAGEVLFQLDVRHLRADVGVRQAELAVARARARVAEARLGDLKQQLEFAEQVKDKRAISAEEVSHRRFAAQTAAAELEEARAQVSAAESRVGSIETEIERSTVRSPIDAEVLQVKLRVGEFAPANPTGAPLILLGQSKPLHVRVDVDEHEGWRVRAGAGATGHLRGNADLKTPLRFVRFEPFVVPKRSLTGDSTERVDTRVLQVIYRVERDDLPLFVGQQLDVFIEAQTDRVAEQ
- a CDS encoding efflux transporter outer membrane subunit; the encoded protein is MSPRALPVSLILSAAVGCAVGPRYSRPEIPVPRAWQEAPSPGVPARGPSLERWWAAFHDPILDGLVARAVEGNLDLKIAAARIREARAARGIAAAAALPQVGVEGTYARTKRSDAVPPFNSSLGGPSPFGPREQNAFESGFDAGWEIDVFGGVRRDKEAALAQFQAAEEARRDVLVTLLADVARNYAELRGVQRQVLILEDTLRSEEDTLQLARARLDAGLGAELDVARAEGLLNANASQRPVLERLAKQTVYRLGVLLGRDPGALASELEAPGAIPGPPEVPLTLPSELLSQRPDLRRAERELAAATALVGVARADLFPRFSILGSLGRRSENAGDLSSSVSQFWAVVPQVRWPIFSGGRIRANIRVQDARQEQALLQYERSVLTALEEVENALSSHTRELRRQASLRVSVAANHRALELATDRYTSGLESFLSVLDAERSVYAAEDQLVQSERNAVVSLIAVYKSLGGGWLLGDAAPEAPRSSLQEDSVRDLTGHGQ